In Methylovirgula sp., a single genomic region encodes these proteins:
- a CDS encoding sensor domain-containing diguanylate cyclase: MATRPLQSVRPPALPLLYRGRWIFASAILCIICISGLVGFAIYDSYRSTESLAIQSSETLEALIDEDISREIDALNLSLQAVVDGFHNPKIMALEPSLRQETLFDRSATAQGLGSILVLDEDGAVVLDSRRTPPPKINLADRDYFQVHKNASNVGLYVSRPFHSRLASGVWMIAISRRLSKPDGAFAGVVAGSIQLSYFDRLLANARWAQNASIMLTNEYGVLIARYPPLPSFVGHALPSLKNLHVGSSYDLGTFRARGLDGMERIYSSYKIGGLPLVITAGVSARDLFADWEIHSLIICLSLAALSTVILILAARTYQELQQRTRFEAELAALATTDKLTGIPNRRQFDERFSTEWSRAVRDSSALSVLLIDVDAFKSYNDCFGHQAGDIALSGVAKCLQSKKMRVPDFIARYGGEEFAALLPDTDELGALYVAEQMRLMIETLDIAATSRAASKVTISIGAATARPREGGEPMRLFHEADRALYAAKASGRNRVCAAGMSANPLKLSA, from the coding sequence TTGGCTACTCGCCCGCTCCAAAGCGTCCGGCCGCCCGCGCTCCCGCTACTTTACAGGGGGCGATGGATATTCGCGAGCGCCATTCTTTGCATCATTTGCATATCCGGGCTGGTCGGCTTTGCGATCTATGACTCATATCGCTCAACTGAAAGCCTCGCGATTCAGAGTTCGGAAACCCTAGAAGCACTTATTGATGAGGATATTTCGCGCGAGATAGACGCCCTTAATCTCTCGCTGCAGGCGGTGGTCGACGGCTTTCATAATCCGAAGATCATGGCTCTGGAGCCGTCTCTACGGCAGGAGACGTTGTTTGACAGGTCCGCCACCGCGCAAGGGCTTGGCTCGATACTCGTTCTCGATGAGGACGGCGCCGTCGTCCTTGACTCCCGCAGGACGCCGCCACCGAAGATAAATCTCGCCGATCGAGATTATTTTCAGGTCCATAAAAACGCTTCCAATGTGGGGCTTTACGTCAGCCGTCCGTTTCACAGCCGGCTTGCGTCCGGCGTCTGGATGATCGCGATAAGCCGCCGCCTATCGAAGCCAGATGGGGCCTTCGCCGGCGTTGTCGCTGGCTCAATTCAACTCTCTTATTTCGACCGGCTTCTGGCGAATGCGAGGTGGGCGCAGAATGCCTCGATCATGCTGACGAATGAATACGGGGTGCTTATAGCCCGCTATCCACCGCTGCCATCGTTCGTCGGGCACGCGTTGCCGTCGCTCAAGAACCTTCATGTGGGCTCGAGCTACGACCTTGGAACATTTAGAGCGCGCGGTTTGGACGGCATGGAACGAATCTATTCGTCTTATAAAATAGGCGGCTTGCCGCTAGTCATAACAGCGGGTGTTTCCGCGCGAGACCTTTTCGCAGATTGGGAAATTCACAGTCTTATTATCTGCCTCAGCCTCGCCGCGCTCTCGACTGTCATCCTCATTCTGGCGGCGCGCACTTATCAAGAACTCCAGCAGCGCACGCGCTTCGAAGCAGAGCTCGCGGCTTTGGCGACGACCGATAAGCTCACAGGTATCCCCAATCGCCGCCAATTCGATGAGCGTTTTAGCACTGAATGGTCTCGTGCAGTCAGGGACTCGTCCGCCCTTAGCGTCCTTCTCATCGATGTCGATGCGTTTAAGTCCTACAATGATTGTTTTGGCCATCAGGCAGGCGATATCGCGCTTTCGGGGGTCGCAAAGTGCCTCCAGTCAAAAAAGATGAGGGTGCCGGATTTTATCGCACGTTACGGCGGCGAGGAGTTCGCGGCGTTGCTGCCTGATACGGACGAACTCGGCGCGCTCTATGTCGCCGAACAGATGCGTTTGATGATTGAGACTCTCGATATTGCTGCTACGTCGCGTGCGGCGTCAAAAGTAACAATCAGCATAGGTGCGGCCACCGCGCGTCCGCGGGAGGGTGGCGAGCCAATGCGGCTCTTCCATGAAGCTGATCGGGCCCTCTATGCCGCCAAAGCCTCCGGCCGAAACCGGGTTTGCGCCGCGGGGATGAGTGCCAATCCTCTAAAGCTGTCGGCCTAA
- a CDS encoding cupin domain-containing protein gives MQITRTGSRSITKGSADYFSGSVNVEPLVQATPPATVRAANVTFEPGARTAWHTHPLGQTLIITSGLGWAQCVGGPVEELRPGDVVWFAPGEKHWHGATQKSAMTHIAIQEALNGEVVTWMEQVSDEQYRAGP, from the coding sequence ATGCAGATCACGCGAACTGGATCGCGATCTATTACAAAGGGTTCGGCCGATTATTTCAGCGGTAGCGTAAATGTTGAGCCGCTTGTTCAGGCGACGCCACCTGCCACCGTCCGCGCTGCAAACGTGACATTCGAACCGGGGGCGCGCACGGCCTGGCACACACACCCACTTGGCCAAACCTTGATTATCACGTCAGGTCTCGGATGGGCGCAATGCGTTGGCGGCCCCGTTGAGGAACTTCGACCCGGTGACGTGGTCTGGTTTGCACCGGGCGAAAAGCATTGGCATGGCGCAACGCAAAAGAGCGCAATGACCCATATCGCTATTCAAGAGGCACTCAACGGCGAGGTCGTTACCTGGATGGAACAGGTCAGCGACGAGCAATATCGTGCGGGGCCTTAG
- a CDS encoding MgtC/SapB family protein, with the protein MLVMKHFDLAQLIDLSIGVFVAFVLATAIGAERQWRQRSAGLRTNVLVAVGAAAFVSLGMRINGQAGAAQVTAYVVSGIGFLGAGVILKDGTRIQGLNTAATLWCSAAVGALSGLGYAAEATVLTVAVLAGNTLLRPLVNAINRAPVDELSSEAVYEIHVVTGPDTVGEVRDLLTEALEKASYPIRQIEVEDRSPDATEIIATLVSTAVDPLELDAVANELETSPLVSFASWSSSANE; encoded by the coding sequence ATGCTCGTCATGAAGCATTTCGACCTCGCTCAGCTGATCGATCTCTCGATAGGGGTTTTCGTCGCCTTTGTACTCGCCACAGCGATCGGTGCCGAGCGCCAATGGCGGCAGCGAAGTGCAGGGCTGCGGACGAATGTGCTGGTTGCCGTTGGCGCTGCGGCCTTCGTCTCTTTGGGCATGCGTATCAACGGGCAGGCGGGCGCGGCACAGGTCACGGCCTATGTCGTGTCCGGGATCGGTTTTCTCGGCGCCGGCGTCATCTTGAAGGATGGCACGCGAATCCAGGGATTGAACACCGCGGCGACGCTCTGGTGTTCGGCCGCGGTCGGCGCCTTATCGGGTCTGGGATATGCGGCGGAGGCGACGGTTCTCACTGTCGCCGTTCTCGCTGGCAACACGCTCCTGCGTCCTCTCGTGAACGCCATCAATCGGGCCCCGGTGGATGAGCTGAGTTCGGAGGCGGTCTATGAGATTCATGTCGTCACCGGACCTGACACAGTCGGCGAAGTGCGCGATCTCCTGACGGAGGCGCTTGAAAAAGCGAGTTATCCGATCCGGCAGATCGAGGTCGAAGATCGTTCGCCTGATGCGACGGAAATTATTGCGACGCTCGTCAGCACGGCGGTCGATCCGCTTGAACTCGATGCCGTCGCGAATGAGTTGGAGACATCGCCGCTCGTCTCATTCGCCAGTTGGTCGTCGAGCGCGAACGAGTAA